A single Marinitoga aeolica DNA region contains:
- a CDS encoding energy-coupling factor transporter transmembrane component T family protein, producing MFAENIAIGRYVEKKSLMHSLDPRAKLIGLFFLAGFAFTINSFYDVVLMSLYTLILMVLSRVGLRMYGKSIKSMWMLILFAFVVQLFNYEGNVIYQLWFIKITDTGLSNAAIITFRLFFAIMLSSVLTLTTSPTSLANAMEDVLIWLRVKRSFAHELSMVMTIAIRFIPVMASEAERIFKAQMSRGANFDSRKISGRLKGLVAIIIPLLVSALRRADELSIAMEARCYSGWEGRTRYKQFQWKLKDTIFFISFISLGIFMIII from the coding sequence ATGTTTGCTGAAAATATTGCAATAGGAAGATATGTTGAAAAAAAATCATTAATGCATTCATTAGATCCAAGAGCAAAATTAATAGGATTATTTTTTCTTGCTGGTTTTGCTTTTACTATAAATAGTTTTTATGATGTTGTGTTGATGTCATTATACACACTTATATTAATGGTTTTATCTCGAGTTGGACTTAGAATGTATGGAAAATCAATAAAATCAATGTGGATGTTGATTTTATTTGCTTTTGTTGTACAATTGTTTAATTATGAAGGCAATGTTATTTATCAGCTTTGGTTTATAAAAATTACAGATACTGGATTATCTAACGCAGCAATAATAACTTTTAGATTATTTTTTGCTATTATGTTATCTTCAGTGTTAACTTTAACAACATCTCCAACATCTCTTGCAAATGCAATGGAAGATGTTTTAATATGGCTTAGAGTAAAAAGATCATTTGCGCATGAATTGTCTATGGTTATGACAATTGCAATTAGGTTCATTCCAGTAATGGCAAGTGAAGCAGAAAGGATATTTAAAGCACAAATGAGTAGAGGAGCTAATTTTGATTCAAGAAAAATATCTGGTAGATTAAAAGGATTAGTTGCTATAATTATACCTTTGTTGGTTTCTGCTCTTAGAAGGGCGGATGAATTAAGTATAGCGATGGAAGCAAGATGCTATAGTGGTTGGGAAGGAAGAACAAGATATAAACAATTTCAATGGAAACTAAAAGATACAATATTTTTTATATCTTTCATTTCTTTGGGAATTTTTATGATTATAATATAA